The proteins below come from a single Panicum hallii strain FIL2 chromosome 7, PHallii_v3.1, whole genome shotgun sequence genomic window:
- the LOC112900177 gene encoding uncharacterized protein LOC112900177 has protein sequence MSKLDYCFSNDYMVLRPDRAGPVELLHLLFSPKVGRNRAIDCFTSTEVRSFPRRLAIFLNLLLQILLLALAGPLAALGAAVELLLNLVDNVLHGRMEYPDRSSPTYRSVTGLIDRRADLDRSIKPTDSRFDAALCVMASKLAYENEAFIRNVVTSHWQLEFVRFYNCWNEFQNAYTAQAFVFCDKPVDADVIVVAFRGTRPFDAARWCADLDPSWYKIPRLGRAHAAYTHALGAQRNIGWPKWVEHIKGKPQKVYAYYTIRDALKELLEANRKARLLLTGHGSGGALAVLFPAILAYHKEKAVLDRLAGVYTFGQPRVGDAMLAMFVERNLDRPKKRHFRITYGDDSLPRLPNESSAIHFLHFGLGLHFDKSYKLKVVREIQIPGEETPSSLLDSVTSRVNSAWELGRGVYLGYRRGAYFREGWLLLLMRALAVALPGLPFHRVQDYVNAVVLGGYIPKDN, from the exons ATGAGCAAGCTCGACTACTGCTTCAGCAATGATTACATGGTGCTGCGGCCGGACAGGGCCGGCCCCGTGGAGCTCCTGCACCTCCTCTTCTCGCCCAAGGTCGGCCGGAACAGGGCCATCGACTGCTTCACCAGCACCGAGGTCCGCAGCTTCCCCCGCCGGCTCGCCATCTTCCTCAACCTCCTCCTGCagatcctcctcctcgcgctcgCCGGCCCGCTGGCcgcgctcggcgccgccgtcgagctcctGCTCAACCTCGTCGACAACGTCCTCCACGGGAGGATGGAATACCCTGACAGGTCGTCGCCGACGTACCGGTCCGTGACCGGGCTCATCGACCGGAGGGCCGATCTGGACAGGAGCATCAAGCCGACGGACAGCCGGTTCGACGCCGCGCTCTGCGTCATGGCGTCCAAGCTAGCCTACGAGAACGAGGCCTTCATCCGGAACGTGGTCACGAGCCACTGGCAG TTGGAGTTCGTGCGGTTCTACAACTGCTGGAACG AGTTCCAGAACGCGTACACGGCGCAGGCGTTCGTGTTCTGCGACAAGCCGGTGGACGCGGACGTGATCGTGGTGGCGTTCCGGGGCACGAGGCCGTTCGATGCGGCGCGGTGGTGCGCCGACCTGGACCCGTCGTGGTACAAGATCCCCCGTCTGgggcgcgcgcacgccgcctaCACCCACGCGCTCGGCGCACAGCGCAACATCGGCTGGCCCAAGTGGGTCGAGCACATCAAGGGCAAACCCCAGAAG GTGTACGCGTACTACACGATCCGCGACGCGCTGAAGGAGCTCCTTGAGGCGAACAGGAAGGCGAGGCTGCTGCTGACGGGGCACGGGTCCGGCGGCGCGCTGGCGGTGCTGTTCCCGGCGATCCTGGCGTACCACAAGGAGAAGGCGGTACTGGACCGGCTGGCGGGGGTGTACACGTTCGGGCAGCCGCGGGTGGGCGACGCCATGCTCGCCATGTTCGTGGAGCGGAACCTGGACCGGCCCAAGAAGCGGCACTTCCGGATCACCTACGGCGACGACTCGCTGCCGCGGCTGCCCAACGAGAGCTCCGCCATCCATTTCCTCCACTTCGGGCTCGGCCTCCACTTCGACAAGTCCTACAAGCTCAAG GTGGTGAGGGAGATACAGATACCGGGCGAGGAGACCCCTTCGTCGCTGCTGGACTCGGTGACGAGCCGCGTCAACTCGGCGTGGGAGCTCGGGCGCGGCGTGTACCTGGGCTACCGGCGGGGCGCCTACTTCCGGGAGGggtggctgctgctgctgatgcgGGCGCTGGCGGTGGCGCTGCCCGGCCTGCCGTTCCACCGGGTGCAGGACTACGTCAACGCCGTCGTGCTGGGCGGCTACATTCCCAAGGACAACTGA
- the LOC112900977 gene encoding uncharacterized protein LOC112900977, which produces MEGAAAQMAAPVLGIIAAAAVTFYTVSFMQLRDKSFEELDEKYSEFDESGGRQRRARRRAERERNRRND; this is translated from the exons ATGGAAGGCGCAGCTGCCCAGATGGCCGCCCCGGTCCTCGGcatcatcgccgccgccgccgtgacctTCTACACCGTCAGCTTCATGCAGCTCCGAGAC AAATCTTTCGAGGAGCTCgacgagaagtactcggaaTTCGACGAGTCCGGCggacggcagcggcgggcgcgtCGGAGGGCCGAGCGCGAGAGGAACAGGCGAAACGACTGA